In the Methanococcoides sp. LMO-2 genome, one interval contains:
- a CDS encoding alpha-2-macroglobulin family protein, whose amino-acid sequence MRPFGIVQKSFIVLFLLSCIVMAGCIGQDEDVDYPPANEALSCEEGGTYSSEDEYLILVPKAFFSGGESSVTMSSFLGDAPVSRCVEYTLTSASGEVVPLVKAATSDSGNSVAKFDVPEVEEGSYTLTATPVGAESGFETTIQVVQNNPIFIETDKPIYKPGQTIHVRLLSLNNNLVPVVQNTTVEISDAKGVKVFKDDLTTNEYGVAYFDLPLASELNLGTWKVKATSGSSMSQVDIRVEKYVLPKFDVEASTEKSWFLVDDPITGTVSAQYFFGKDVEGEVEIEAMKYVGVWEEYATFSGSLEEGSVEFELPPTEYVAGTYGAAGQGSVMLNVTVTDTGGHSEETTELLTIAQSPLVLQMIPESDSIKPGMPLQVLIVTKDPGGEPLEKDVSLVVSFLDDNYDWDEQKQIVSTENGVALVTLEVPEDALEMDISVSSEGVDVSDHLNSVYSPSASFLHLSQVSEGTPEVGENIVFKVYSTNKGTVFYDVFANGRTVYSATSDEAQISIPVTPQMSPTAKVVAYMINPNNEVSADSLPFDVQFSTQVDLSSGFDKETVAPGDNVSVELDAGTQSMIGLSIVDESVYALSEGRLNLKQVFDELELRFMEPQVEAHPNYYWYQETAGDVIDDAGLIVLASGGLDVPKGQTEVAEGGFVDRMFAMDDMEMVEEEAMMEAPAAAPMEPTDSDAGTPLAEPERVRQFFPETWIWMPDIMTDEDGLASLDLNAPDSITTWRLHAVSSSQEGIGISEAGLTVFQDFFIDPDLPYAVIRGEEFPVQVQVYNYLDKPQDVQLTLSGADWFDLVGEDVVKVSVDANSVTHASFTIRPTEVGVQEVELTGQTTEKADAVRKTVIVEAEGVTREIVDNGILKEGSVELDTTLPEDIVPDSEKVLVSFTPSIVAQTITGVDDLLGMPYGCGEQNMMLFSTDVEVLRYLKATGQQNPEIEAKAQTYIITGYQRELTFRHSDGAFSAFGESDPEGSLWLTAFVLSQFSGARDVTTIDENILSEAADWIISHQKEDGSWESVGFVIHQDMMGGLSGTYALTAYVTLALDEYGYATDEVMDSALTYLEDNLDAQDDPYTLAIGTLALEKLESERAEEAREKLLAMAKEDENGMYWGYDDVVPEPYEYGGYGIYPVSSKNVETTAYATLALIEVNDPAASSSLKWIAAQRNSNGGFSSTQDTVMAFRALMTAAATAGRDVDATITVTGDGEELKSLRVTSENYDVVNIIEVPEGVESVNMTLEGSGELNYQLVRKFNVILPEIIEHEEIELDVEYDSTDVAVDDIVNVDVRLKYNGMPGIRGVVESSGMMIVDIAVPTGFTPVSASLEELKEDGTITRYEIAGRKVVLYIDEMMAGEEIEFSMQMRAMFPVKAMVQESSAYSYYNPDVKAEAKGMDINVT is encoded by the coding sequence ATGAGACCCTTTGGAATTGTGCAAAAATCATTCATCGTATTGTTCCTGCTGTCATGTATTGTGATGGCGGGCTGTATAGGTCAGGATGAGGATGTGGATTATCCACCAGCCAACGAGGCTTTGTCCTGTGAAGAAGGAGGTACCTATTCCTCAGAGGATGAGTACCTGATACTTGTCCCGAAGGCATTCTTCTCAGGCGGTGAAAGCTCTGTGACCATGTCGTCCTTCCTTGGTGATGCGCCTGTGAGCCGTTGTGTTGAGTACACGCTTACAAGTGCTTCAGGCGAAGTGGTGCCGCTGGTAAAGGCCGCTACTTCCGATTCCGGTAACTCGGTTGCGAAGTTCGATGTCCCGGAGGTCGAGGAAGGCAGTTACACGCTTACTGCAACCCCGGTGGGTGCTGAATCCGGTTTCGAGACGACCATACAGGTGGTGCAGAACAATCCTATCTTCATAGAGACCGATAAGCCGATCTACAAGCCCGGGCAGACCATCCATGTGCGTCTTCTTTCCTTGAACAACAACCTTGTGCCTGTGGTCCAGAACACCACCGTGGAGATATCGGATGCCAAGGGTGTGAAGGTGTTCAAGGATGATCTTACCACCAACGAATACGGTGTTGCATATTTTGATCTGCCGCTGGCTTCCGAGCTGAACCTTGGTACCTGGAAGGTAAAGGCAACTTCAGGCTCATCCATGTCACAGGTGGACATCAGGGTGGAGAAATATGTGCTTCCGAAGTTCGATGTGGAAGCTTCCACCGAGAAGAGCTGGTTCCTTGTGGATGACCCGATTACAGGTACGGTCTCTGCACAGTATTTCTTCGGAAAGGATGTTGAGGGTGAAGTTGAGATCGAGGCCATGAAATATGTGGGTGTCTGGGAGGAATATGCCACCTTCAGCGGCTCACTTGAGGAGGGTTCAGTTGAGTTCGAGCTTCCACCCACAGAGTACGTTGCAGGTACCTATGGAGCCGCCGGACAGGGCAGTGTCATGCTCAATGTCACAGTAACAGACACCGGTGGGCACAGTGAGGAGACCACCGAACTGCTGACCATCGCACAGTCACCGCTGGTTCTCCAGATGATCCCTGAGTCCGATTCCATCAAGCCGGGAATGCCTCTTCAGGTACTAATAGTCACAAAGGATCCCGGAGGGGAACCACTTGAGAAGGACGTAAGTCTTGTTGTGAGCTTCCTTGACGATAACTATGATTGGGACGAGCAGAAGCAGATCGTCAGCACTGAGAACGGTGTCGCTCTTGTGACACTGGAAGTACCAGAGGATGCTCTGGAGATGGATATCTCTGTCAGCTCAGAAGGCGTCGATGTTTCCGATCACCTGAATTCCGTGTACTCCCCGAGTGCGAGCTTCCTGCATCTGAGCCAGGTAAGCGAGGGCACGCCTGAGGTTGGAGAGAACATCGTCTTCAAGGTATATTCCACCAACAAGGGAACGGTTTTCTACGATGTGTTCGCAAACGGCAGGACCGTTTATTCTGCTACCAGCGATGAGGCACAGATCAGTATTCCTGTCACTCCACAGATGAGCCCCACTGCAAAAGTGGTCGCCTACATGATCAACCCGAACAATGAGGTTTCCGCCGACAGCCTGCCATTCGATGTGCAGTTCAGCACTCAGGTGGACCTGTCTTCTGGATTCGATAAGGAAACCGTGGCTCCCGGAGACAATGTCTCAGTGGAGCTGGATGCAGGCACTCAGTCCATGATCGGTCTTTCCATAGTCGATGAATCTGTCTATGCACTGAGCGAGGGCAGGCTCAACCTGAAGCAGGTCTTCGATGAGCTTGAGCTCAGGTTCATGGAACCGCAGGTGGAAGCTCATCCAAATTATTACTGGTATCAGGAGACTGCAGGTGATGTGATTGATGATGCAGGACTGATCGTCCTAGCATCCGGTGGCCTTGATGTTCCAAAGGGTCAGACCGAAGTTGCTGAGGGTGGTTTTGTCGACCGCATGTTCGCAATGGACGACATGGAAATGGTCGAGGAAGAAGCTATGATGGAAGCTCCTGCAGCAGCTCCCATGGAACCAACTGATTCAGATGCAGGAACTCCACTTGCAGAGCCGGAAAGGGTAAGGCAGTTCTTCCCTGAGACGTGGATCTGGATGCCTGATATCATGACGGATGAAGACGGACTGGCATCCCTTGACCTGAACGCACCGGATTCCATCACCACCTGGAGGCTGCATGCAGTGTCCTCCAGTCAGGAGGGTATTGGAATTTCCGAAGCAGGCCTGACAGTGTTCCAGGATTTCTTCATAGATCCTGACCTTCCGTATGCGGTGATCCGCGGGGAAGAGTTCCCTGTACAGGTGCAGGTCTACAACTATCTTGACAAACCTCAGGACGTACAGCTGACACTTTCCGGTGCGGACTGGTTCGATCTGGTGGGCGAGGATGTTGTAAAGGTCAGTGTGGACGCCAACAGTGTGACCCATGCAAGCTTTACCATCAGGCCCACGGAAGTAGGTGTCCAGGAGGTGGAGCTGACAGGACAGACCACAGAGAAGGCCGATGCTGTTCGCAAGACAGTGATCGTCGAGGCTGAAGGTGTCACAAGGGAGATCGTGGACAATGGCATCCTCAAGGAGGGTTCCGTTGAACTGGATACCACGTTGCCTGAGGACATCGTTCCGGATTCCGAAAAGGTGCTGGTGAGCTTTACACCAAGCATTGTGGCACAGACCATCACAGGTGTGGATGACCTTCTGGGCATGCCATACGGCTGTGGTGAGCAGAACATGATGCTATTCTCAACCGATGTGGAAGTGCTGAGGTACCTCAAGGCTACCGGACAGCAGAACCCGGAGATCGAGGCCAAGGCACAGACATACATAATCACCGGTTACCAGAGGGAGCTGACCTTCAGGCATTCTGACGGTGCCTTCTCCGCATTCGGTGAAAGCGACCCCGAAGGCAGTCTTTGGCTGACGGCGTTCGTGCTTTCACAGTTCAGCGGTGCCAGGGATGTCACCACCATTGACGAGAACATTCTCAGTGAAGCAGCGGACTGGATCATCTCACACCAGAAGGAGGACGGTTCCTGGGAATCCGTGGGATTCGTTATTCACCAGGACATGATGGGTGGTCTCAGCGGTACCTATGCCCTGACAGCATACGTCACACTTGCACTGGATGAGTACGGCTATGCCACTGATGAGGTCATGGATAGTGCCCTCACATATCTTGAGGACAACCTGGATGCTCAGGATGACCCATACACTCTTGCAATTGGAACGCTTGCCCTTGAAAAGCTTGAGAGCGAGAGGGCAGAAGAGGCAAGAGAAAAACTGCTTGCAATGGCAAAGGAAGATGAGAATGGCATGTACTGGGGTTATGATGACGTGGTTCCGGAACCCTACGAGTACGGAGGCTATGGAATCTATCCTGTCTCAAGCAAGAACGTTGAGACCACAGCCTATGCAACCCTTGCCCTGATAGAGGTCAATGACCCTGCAGCAAGCTCATCCCTCAAATGGATCGCAGCACAGCGTAATTCCAACGGAGGTTTCTCAAGCACCCAGGATACCGTCATGGCTTTCAGGGCACTGATGACTGCTGCAGCAACTGCAGGAAGGGATGTGGATGCTACCATTACCGTGACCGGAGATGGAGAGGAACTCAAGAGCCTCAGGGTCACATCCGAGAACTACGATGTGGTCAACATCATCGAGGTTCCGGAGGGTGTGGAAAGTGTCAACATGACCCTCGAGGGAAGCGGTGAGCTCAACTACCAGCTTGTGAGGAAGTTCAATGTGATCCTTCCGGAGATCATTGAGCATGAGGAGATCGAGCTGGATGTTGAATACGATTCCACCGATGTTGCTGTGGATGACATTGTGAACGTCGATGTGCGCCTGAAGTACAATGGAATGCCGGGAATCCGTGGTGTTGTCGAGTCCAGTGGTATGATGATAGTGGATATTGCGGTGCCTACTGGTTTCACACCGGTATCTGCAAGCCTTGAGGAGCTCAAGGAGGATGGCACCATCACGAGGTATGAGATCGCAGGCCGCAAGGTCGTGCTCTATATCGATGAGATGATGGCCGGTGAGGAAATTGAGTTCTCAATGCAGATGAGGGCCATGTTCCCGGTCAAGGCAATGGTACAGGAGAGCAGTGCCTACTCTTACTACAATCCGGATGTGAAGGCAGAGGCAAAAGGAATGGACATCAATGTGACATGA
- a CDS encoding flavodoxin family protein, with protein MKVLGIVGSPRKNGTTDTVVQKVLEGAAESGAETEIIYINDLNFKGCQGCGFCNVMPECKIKDEMTGVYTKIEEADGFVFGAPIYFLQFSGQMRLFLDRCYALVDADLKPRIPVGKKAMIVRSQGDPEKASYENVSDEFADVLKTYLGMEIKDGLVVAGFDLPRDVVKDTELLESAKQAGLHLMD; from the coding sequence ATGAAAGTATTGGGTATTGTAGGAAGTCCCCGTAAGAACGGGACCACGGACACGGTAGTGCAGAAAGTGCTTGAAGGTGCTGCAGAGAGCGGTGCTGAGACGGAAATTATCTACATCAATGACCTGAATTTCAAGGGCTGTCAGGGATGCGGTTTTTGTAATGTGATGCCGGAATGCAAGATCAAGGATGAAATGACAGGTGTCTACACCAAGATAGAGGAAGCAGACGGTTTCGTCTTCGGCGCCCCGATATATTTCTTGCAGTTCTCAGGCCAGATGAGGCTTTTTCTTGACCGCTGTTACGCACTTGTGGACGCTGACCTGAAACCAAGGATACCTGTCGGGAAGAAGGCCATGATCGTAAGGTCCCAGGGTGATCCTGAAAAGGCATCCTATGAGAACGTATCCGATGAGTTCGCTGACGTCCTGAAGACCTACTTGGGAATGGAGATCAAGGACGGGCTGGTCGTTGCAGGATTTGATCTTCCCCGTGACGTAGTTAAAGACACTGAACTTCTGGAAAGTGCAAAGCAGGCCGGTCTTCATCTTATGGACTGA
- a CDS encoding ABC transporter permease — MGIGMYFRIPELTPGAIKVWRRNKDVFMKNVKLNFLPPFIEPLLYLFAMGFGLGLFIEEIDGVPYAQFIAPALISVSVMYGAFFECSYGSYVRMYYQKTFDSIIATPLSIEDVIIGELLWGATRSTISATLMLPVIALFGLISFPHSLLVIPFAFLAGLLFACLGMTIAAVTPNIMSINYPILLFITPMFLFSGTFFPLDVLPEIIQYVALAILPLTHVVIIIRALTFGAPGLFLLGNLLWIVVVCAIGFVVSVNMMKKRLVV, encoded by the coding sequence ATGGGTATAGGCATGTATTTCAGGATCCCGGAGTTGACGCCGGGGGCGATCAAGGTCTGGAGGCGTAACAAGGACGTTTTCATGAAGAACGTCAAGCTCAACTTTTTGCCGCCGTTCATTGAACCTCTGCTTTACCTGTTTGCAATGGGTTTCGGGCTTGGACTGTTCATCGAGGAGATAGACGGTGTGCCCTATGCGCAGTTCATAGCTCCGGCGCTGATCTCGGTCTCTGTGATGTATGGTGCATTCTTCGAATGCAGTTACGGTTCTTATGTGAGGATGTACTATCAGAAGACCTTCGATTCCATCATTGCAACACCTTTGAGCATCGAGGATGTCATTATCGGGGAGCTGCTGTGGGGTGCTACCCGCAGCACGATAAGTGCAACATTGATGCTTCCTGTGATCGCATTGTTCGGGCTCATCAGTTTTCCACATTCACTGTTGGTCATACCGTTCGCTTTTCTTGCAGGCCTGCTCTTCGCATGCCTTGGAATGACCATTGCAGCGGTCACGCCGAACATAATGTCCATCAATTATCCGATACTGCTTTTCATTACGCCGATGTTCCTGTTCAGCGGAACGTTCTTCCCTCTTGATGTACTGCCTGAGATCATCCAGTATGTTGCACTGGCAATATTGCCACTGACCCACGTTGTGATCATAATAAGAGCACTGACCTTCGGAGCACCGGGATTGTTCCTGCTGGGAAATCTCCTGTGGATAGTGGTTGTCTGTGCAATAGGTTTCGTGGTCTCGGTGAATATGATGAAGAAAAGACTGGTTGTCTGA
- a CDS encoding ABC transporter ATP-binding protein encodes MKKVYGDFLAVDSVAFSVEEGEVFGFLGPNGAGKTTTMRMIQCISPMTSGKLEVFGMDVSRKQREIKFNMGVVPQENNLDPDFTVYENLLVFSRYFDIPESEARRRVDELLEFVHLEEKKDTMTESLSGGMKRRLVLARALINKPRLLILDEPTVGLDPQSRHLMWDRLKGLKKEGVTIVLTTHYLEEASQLCDRLVIMDYGKILVEGSPQEMIDEIIGPSIVETESDPGVISCLETHNADYEVLGDEVQIYTDNPQEVTDHLLSECELTSVTARASTLEDVFLKLTGRKLRE; translated from the coding sequence TTGAAAAAGGTATACGGGGATTTCCTGGCTGTGGATTCTGTGGCCTTTTCTGTGGAAGAGGGAGAGGTTTTCGGCTTCCTGGGACCCAATGGTGCGGGTAAGACCACTACCATGCGGATGATACAGTGCATTTCTCCCATGACCTCGGGTAAGCTGGAGGTCTTCGGGATGGATGTTAGTAGGAAGCAGCGTGAGATCAAGTTCAATATGGGTGTTGTTCCGCAGGAGAACAATCTGGACCCAGATTTTACTGTCTATGAGAATCTGCTTGTTTTTTCACGATATTTTGACATTCCTGAAAGTGAGGCCAGAAGGAGAGTAGATGAACTTCTGGAGTTCGTGCATCTGGAGGAGAAGAAGGATACGATGACCGAGTCGCTTTCCGGGGGTATGAAGAGGCGGCTGGTGCTGGCACGGGCGCTGATCAATAAGCCCAGGTTGCTGATTCTGGATGAGCCTACGGTGGGGCTGGATCCGCAATCCAGACATTTGATGTGGGACAGGCTCAAGGGGCTCAAGAAGGAAGGTGTGACCATTGTGCTTACCACGCATTACCTTGAGGAGGCTTCTCAGTTGTGTGACCGGCTTGTGATCATGGATTATGGGAAGATACTGGTGGAAGGCAGCCCGCAGGAGATGATCGATGAGATCATAGGGCCTTCCATAGTGGAAACCGAGTCTGATCCCGGCGTGATCTCATGTCTTGAAACACATAATGCAGACTATGAGGTCCTGGGGGATGAGGTTCAGATATATACGGATAATCCGCAGGAAGTGACGGACCATCTGTTGTCGGAATGTGAGCTTACCAGTGTGACTGCAAGGGCTTCGACGCTTGAGGATGTGTTCCTGAAGCTTACGGGCAGGAAACTGAGGGAGTGA
- a CDS encoding metallophosphoesterase: protein MNILHISDLHFGPRHWDGDDQIMLEKINSFDADIVINTGDNTTDGLENECAEAGRFLKAIKCKNVISTWGNHDKRNMRSHEFFRKYIDNSEIISISETIKTRKKNIFLDREITRVEDYFTDINFIKSISINGKTVLIISIDTNELYSDDGYVEKEILNAVSKEIEQIEYDLPLLITHYSILGTDECPLKNSAALIDFVQKHKIEYVFCGHTHELEIMRTNDLYQGHSFTHFMCGSLSSRNHSNDDNMFLYYENVGSDDMHLHLIRIFLERGKVHFKQENVF, encoded by the coding sequence ATGAATATTTTACATATCTCTGATCTGCATTTCGGTCCTCGCCATTGGGATGGAGACGATCAGATCATGCTGGAGAAAATCAATTCATTTGATGCCGATATCGTCATCAATACCGGAGACAATACGACAGATGGCCTGGAAAATGAGTGCGCTGAAGCGGGTCGCTTTCTAAAAGCCATTAAGTGTAAAAATGTCATCTCCACTTGGGGTAATCATGACAAACGAAATATGCGATCTCATGAATTCTTCCGGAAATACATTGACAATTCTGAGATCATCTCTATCTCTGAAACGATAAAAACACGCAAGAAAAACATTTTTTTAGACCGGGAAATTACCAGAGTTGAGGATTATTTTACCGATATAAATTTCATCAAGTCCATTTCGATAAATGGAAAAACAGTATTGATTATCAGTATCGATACCAATGAACTATACAGTGATGATGGATATGTTGAAAAAGAGATCCTGAATGCTGTTTCAAAAGAAATTGAACAGATTGAATATGACCTGCCTTTGTTGATCACACATTATTCTATTTTGGGTACTGACGAGTGCCCCCTGAAAAATTCCGCAGCACTGATCGATTTTGTACAAAAACATAAAATTGAATACGTTTTTTGCGGTCATACCCACGAACTGGAAATTATGCGAACTAATGATCTATATCAAGGGCATTCCTTTACCCATTTTATGTGTGGCAGTTTGTCCTCTCGCAATCATTCCAACGATGATAACATGTTCTTGTATTATGAAAATGTGGGTAGCGATGATATGCATCTGCATCTGATACGAATCTTTTTGGAGAGAGGTAAGGTACATTTCAAACAGGAAAATGTCTTTTAA
- the ribB gene encoding 3,4-dihydroxy-2-butanone-4-phosphate synthase, protein MSSNENYTDNINKALKAAQNGEMFFIFDSDSREGETDFVIAAGAVTPDDVRWMRRDGGGLICVALDSESSEKLGLPFISDILRDEVENYPALGTTVERGGDLAYDSRSSFSIWVNHRRTRTGIPDNDRALTINELSNITEKVLDGKNVDFGSEFRTPGHVALLRAADRLVHERRGQTELSIAIAKMADVTPAMVVCEMLDDSNGKALSKEDAMEYARLHDLVFLEGQEIVDAYEQWEQA, encoded by the coding sequence ATGAGTTCCAATGAAAATTACACTGATAACATCAACAAAGCATTGAAGGCCGCACAGAACGGCGAGATGTTCTTCATCTTCGATTCCGACAGCCGTGAAGGAGAGACCGATTTTGTGATCGCTGCAGGAGCAGTCACTCCTGATGACGTGCGCTGGATGCGCAGGGACGGTGGCGGACTGATCTGTGTTGCTCTCGATAGCGAATCATCCGAAAAACTTGGCCTTCCATTCATTTCCGATATCCTCCGTGATGAGGTTGAAAATTACCCTGCTCTTGGAACTACCGTCGAGAGAGGTGGAGACCTTGCATACGACAGCCGCTCCTCATTCTCCATATGGGTGAACCACAGGAGGACCAGAACAGGAATTCCTGACAATGACAGGGCACTGACCATAAACGAGCTCTCAAATATTACTGAAAAGGTCCTCGATGGCAAGAATGTGGACTTCGGTTCAGAGTTCCGTACACCCGGACACGTTGCACTTCTGCGTGCAGCTGACAGACTGGTCCATGAGCGCAGGGGACAGACCGAACTCTCAATTGCCATTGCAAAGATGGCTGATGTCACGCCTGCAATGGTGGTCTGTGAGATGCTTGACGATTCAAACGGCAAGGCCCTCTCCAAAGAAGATGCAATGGAATATGCCCGTCTGCATGACCTCGTGTTCCTTGAAGGACAGGAGATCGTAGACGCATATGAGCAGTGGGAGCAAGCTTAA
- a CDS encoding winged helix-turn-helix domain-containing protein/riboflavin kinase: MHRINSLKHLALLGALKRPVKISSSEFTKYTSTSSKTAARTLKQLEEEGLIKRSIIPEGQMISITNEGRTWLEKEYNDYRHIFCGDEKKVELYGNVITGLGEGQYYIAQEGYRSQFEEKLDFVPYPGTLNVRLTDHSADVQKNTGRKDMIQISGFTNGQRTFGSCNCYFVEIEGIRAAVVTPERSHYPHDLLEIIAPVHLRETLKLKDGDEVKITIEDRSACE; encoded by the coding sequence ATGCATCGCATAAATTCTTTGAAACACCTTGCCCTTCTGGGTGCACTCAAAAGACCTGTCAAGATCTCGTCCAGTGAGTTCACCAAATATACTTCCACCAGCTCCAAGACAGCTGCAAGAACATTAAAACAGCTGGAAGAGGAAGGGTTGATCAAGCGCAGCATCATCCCTGAAGGCCAGATGATCTCCATTACCAATGAGGGTCGCACGTGGCTTGAAAAGGAGTATAATGATTACAGGCACATCTTCTGTGGAGATGAAAAGAAGGTGGAGCTGTACGGTAATGTGATAACAGGTCTTGGGGAAGGCCAGTACTACATTGCTCAGGAAGGCTACCGTTCCCAGTTCGAGGAAAAGCTGGACTTTGTACCTTATCCGGGCACCCTTAATGTGAGACTTACCGATCATAGTGCAGACGTACAGAAGAACACCGGCCGGAAGGACATGATCCAGATATCCGGTTTCACCAACGGTCAGCGTACCTTCGGAAGCTGTAATTGCTACTTTGTGGAGATCGAAGGTATTCGCGCTGCAGTGGTGACACCTGAGCGTTCACATTATCCCCATGATCTGCTGGAGATCATTGCCCCGGTCCATCTCAGGGAGACCCTGAAGCTCAAGGACGGGGATGAAGTAAAGATTACAATAGAAGACCGAAGCGCATGTGAGTGA
- a CDS encoding ion transporter — translation MVYRWCREGENRPDTDGWRLSLYKLIFEADSPYGKYFDVTLIATIVLSVVVVMLDSVHSIKSIHHETLYLAELIFTALFTIEYFLRIISVKSKKRYATSFFGIIDLLAIIPTYLSMLLPGSQYLLIIRILRLLRIFRVLKLVQYLSEAEILVQALKDSSKKITVFTFTVLNLVIILGSLMYVIEGEQNGFTSIPRSIFWAITTLTTVGYGDLVPVTALGQAMASVVMLLGYSIIAVPTGIVTHSIINRSMAAMPVEIAEETKDVALNIVCNNCGLQGHDTDAYYCKYCGAKL, via the coding sequence ATGGTATACAGATGGTGCAGAGAGGGTGAGAACAGACCGGATACCGACGGTTGGCGTCTGAGCCTGTACAAACTGATCTTCGAGGCCGATTCTCCCTATGGGAAATACTTCGACGTAACCCTGATAGCCACCATCGTCCTGAGTGTTGTTGTAGTAATGCTGGACAGTGTCCATTCCATCAAAAGCATTCATCATGAAACGCTCTATCTGGCAGAACTCATATTCACCGCTCTTTTTACCATTGAGTATTTCCTGAGGATAATCTCTGTTAAGAGCAAAAAGCGCTATGCAACCAGTTTTTTTGGAATCATAGACCTTCTCGCAATAATTCCTACATACCTCAGCATGCTCCTTCCGGGAAGCCAGTACCTCCTGATAATAAGAATATTGAGACTATTAAGAATATTCAGGGTTCTGAAGCTTGTCCAGTACCTTTCGGAGGCTGAAATACTGGTACAGGCCCTTAAAGATAGTAGCAAAAAAATAACAGTCTTCACATTTACTGTCCTGAACCTCGTGATCATACTGGGCTCCCTGATGTATGTCATCGAAGGGGAACAAAACGGATTTACAAGCATCCCGCGAAGTATCTTCTGGGCCATAACAACCCTGACAACTGTAGGATACGGTGACCTTGTACCCGTTACAGCACTGGGACAAGCTATGGCATCCGTTGTAATGTTGCTCGGTTATTCGATCATAGCAGTTCCCACAGGGATAGTCACCCATTCGATCATAAACCGTAGCATGGCAGCCATGCCCGTAGAGATCGCTGAAGAAACAAAGGATGTTGCATTGAACATTGTGTGCAACAACTGTGGATTGCAGGGCCACGATACTGATGCTTACTACTGTAAATACTGTGGAGCAAAGCTTTGA
- the fhcD gene encoding formylmethanofuran--tetrahydromethanopterin N-formyltransferase, producing the protein MELNGVEIEDTFAEAFPIKMARVLITAATMRWATVAAQEATGFGTSVIGCPAEAGIEMFVDGSETPDGRPGVYIQIYTFGYKSLEGQLLERIGQCVLTAPTTAVFNGFPDAEKQFDTGNKLRYFADGTESQTEVGGRKMHVIPMMEGDFLVEDSLGAIEAIAGGNFFIFADSQMNALTAAENAVDSIQAVEGVVTPFPGGIVASGSKAGANKYKFLKATANEKFCPSIKDTVEGSEIPADVNCVYEIVINGVDADAINEAMAAGVEAAVNVPGVKKITAGNYGGNLGPHKFNLHDLF; encoded by the coding sequence ATGGAACTTAACGGAGTAGAGATCGAAGATACGTTCGCAGAGGCCTTCCCAATCAAGATGGCACGTGTACTGATCACAGCCGCAACAATGCGCTGGGCAACAGTTGCAGCTCAGGAAGCAACCGGGTTCGGAACATCCGTCATTGGATGCCCTGCTGAAGCTGGCATTGAAATGTTCGTAGACGGTAGTGAAACACCAGACGGCAGACCAGGTGTTTACATCCAGATCTACACCTTCGGATACAAGTCACTTGAAGGTCAGCTCCTTGAGCGCATTGGCCAGTGTGTCCTCACAGCACCAACAACAGCAGTGTTCAACGGTTTCCCTGATGCAGAGAAGCAGTTCGACACCGGGAACAAGCTCAGGTACTTCGCAGACGGAACAGAGTCCCAGACCGAGGTCGGCGGCCGCAAGATGCACGTGATCCCAATGATGGAGGGTGACTTCCTTGTGGAGGATTCCCTTGGTGCTATCGAAGCTATTGCAGGTGGAAACTTCTTCATTTTCGCAGACTCACAGATGAACGCTCTTACCGCAGCAGAGAATGCAGTTGATTCTATCCAGGCTGTCGAGGGTGTAGTCACACCATTCCCAGGCGGAATCGTCGCAAGTGGTTCCAAGGCAGGAGCAAACAAGTACAAGTTCCTCAAGGCAACAGCTAACGAGAAGTTCTGCCCAAGCATCAAGGACACAGTAGAAGGTTCAGAGATCCCTGCAGACGTCAACTGTGTCTATGAGATCGTCATCAACGGTGTAGATGCAGACGCTATCAACGAGGCAATGGCAGCAGGTGTCGAAGCAGCTGTAAATGTCCCAGGTGTCAAGAAGATTACCGCAGGTAACTACGGCGGAAACCTCGGACCACACAAGTTCAACCTTCACGACCTTTTCTAA